A window from Streptomyces sp. NBC_00335 encodes these proteins:
- a CDS encoding 4'-phosphopantetheinyl transferase superfamily protein yields MDIVSVTRVRRLLAEYGEDFFERMLTPGELADCGTASGLDVLSLCGRIAAKEAAFKTLRVRGKFLPWLDIVVRRSEGGWPLVELRRGAAEMAAESGIAEITVSISHDVDYAVAVAAPVLHAGSAGYPLTPGLPDPAGALSVARATNTSSIQSTSRRTTMSDGLQQVKNWLLARHTERDDIASDLDLIENRLIDSLSFVEFVFLLEQQSGRSIQMEALEVDEIRTLAAIESHFFPVEVGQA; encoded by the coding sequence GTCCGTCACCCGTGTCCGCCGACTGCTCGCCGAGTACGGCGAGGACTTCTTCGAGCGGATGCTCACCCCAGGCGAACTCGCCGACTGCGGAACGGCCTCCGGGCTCGACGTACTGAGTCTGTGCGGCCGGATAGCGGCCAAGGAGGCAGCCTTCAAGACCCTCCGCGTCCGGGGCAAATTCCTCCCCTGGCTCGACATCGTCGTTCGGCGTTCCGAAGGGGGCTGGCCCCTCGTCGAGCTCCGCCGGGGCGCGGCCGAGATGGCCGCGGAGTCCGGCATCGCCGAGATCACCGTGTCCATCAGCCATGACGTGGACTACGCGGTAGCCGTGGCTGCCCCGGTGCTCCATGCCGGCTCGGCGGGCTACCCCCTCACGCCGGGCCTTCCGGACCCAGCCGGTGCTCTCAGCGTCGCCCGCGCAACCAACACCTCATCCATACAAAGCACTTCAAGGAGAACAACCATGTCCGACGGTCTGCAGCAGGTGAAGAACTGGCTCCTCGCCCGTCACACGGAGCGTGACGACATCGCCTCCGACCTGGACCTCATCGAGAACCGGCTCATCGACTCGCTGTCCTTCGTGGAGTTCGTCTTCCTGCTGGAGCAGCAGAGCGGTCGGTCCATCCAGATGGAGGCCCTGGAAGTGGACGAGATCCGCACCCTCGCCGCCATCGAGTCGCACTTCTTCCCGGTCGAGGTGGGGCAGGCATGA